Proteins encoded together in one Labilibaculum sp. DW002 window:
- a CDS encoding GH36-type glycosyl hydrolase domain-containing protein, with protein sequence MKYGFFDDTNREYVITSPKTPFPWINYLGNKDFFGLISNTAGGYTFYKDAKFRRLTRYRYNNVPVDMGGRYYYIKDEECTWNPGFKPTQTELDKYECRHGLSYTRFLSSKNGLSSNLLCFIPLDYMGEVHLLKLKNETDKVKKVKLFSFAEWCLWNAEDDMTNFQRNLSTGEVEVEGSALYHKTEYKERRNHYAFFSVNSEINGFDTDRESFIGMHNGFDKPQAIENGKAGNSIAHGWSPVASHYIEVELQAGEEKEFVFTLGYVENKDEEKWASKGVINKEKAKVMMAQFDTTEKVNTAFADLETYWSKLLDKFNLESQETELNRMVSIWNQYQCMVTFNMSRSASFFESGIGRGMGFRDSNQDIIGFVHQIPAEARQRILDIAATQFEDGGCYHQYQPLTKMGNHALGGDFNDDPLWLILSVTCYIKETGDFSILDEMVPFDNDESKAQSLFHHLKVSFNHVVNNLGPHQLPLIGRADWNDCLNLNCFSTNPNESFQTTGNKKGRTAESVMIAGLFVVYGKEFIKLCERIGNTEEANKANVHVEAMTESIKKHAWDGDWFLRAYDYYGKKVGSEENEEGKIFIESQGWCTMAEIGKEEGMMEKALDSVKERLDTPFGIVLNNPAFTEYKIEYGEISTYPAGYKENAGIFCHNNPWIVIGEALLGRGDQAWEYFRKICPTYLEDISELHKVEPYVYCQMVAGKDAFKPGEGKNSWLTGTASWNFYAVTQYILGIQPDYDGLRIDPCIPKEWKEYTITRQFRNATYEINILNPLGKNKGVKSMVIDGKPIEGNIIPIIKSGTQKVTVIIG encoded by the coding sequence ATGAAGTACGGTTTCTTTGATGACACCAACAGAGAGTATGTGATTACATCACCAAAAACACCTTTTCCATGGATCAATTACCTTGGAAACAAAGACTTTTTTGGATTGATATCAAATACAGCGGGAGGATACACTTTTTATAAAGATGCGAAATTTAGAAGGTTAACTAGATATCGTTACAATAACGTGCCTGTAGATATGGGCGGGCGTTACTACTATATAAAAGATGAGGAGTGCACTTGGAATCCAGGTTTTAAACCAACTCAAACAGAACTAGACAAGTATGAGTGTCGTCATGGCCTTAGTTATACTCGTTTTTTAAGCAGTAAAAATGGACTTTCTTCAAATTTACTTTGCTTCATCCCTCTTGACTACATGGGAGAAGTACATCTGTTAAAACTAAAAAACGAAACCGATAAAGTTAAGAAAGTAAAGCTTTTCTCGTTCGCAGAATGGTGCCTTTGGAATGCTGAAGATGACATGACCAATTTTCAACGCAACCTATCAACAGGCGAAGTTGAAGTTGAAGGATCAGCACTTTACCACAAAACTGAATACAAAGAGAGAAGAAATCATTACGCATTCTTTTCAGTAAATTCTGAAATAAATGGTTTTGACACCGATCGCGAAAGCTTTATTGGTATGCACAATGGATTTGATAAACCACAGGCAATTGAAAATGGCAAAGCCGGAAACAGCATTGCTCACGGATGGTCGCCTGTTGCATCTCATTACATCGAAGTAGAATTACAAGCAGGTGAAGAAAAAGAGTTTGTTTTCACTTTAGGATATGTAGAGAACAAAGACGAAGAAAAATGGGCTTCTAAAGGAGTTATCAACAAAGAGAAAGCCAAAGTCATGATGGCTCAATTTGACACTACCGAAAAAGTGAATACTGCTTTCGCAGATTTAGAAACTTACTGGTCTAAACTGCTTGACAAATTCAATTTGGAGAGTCAAGAAACGGAGCTAAACAGAATGGTTAGCATTTGGAATCAATACCAATGCATGGTGACCTTTAACATGTCGAGAAGTGCAAGTTTCTTCGAAAGTGGAATCGGTCGTGGCATGGGATTCAGAGATTCCAATCAAGATATTATTGGTTTCGTTCACCAAATACCAGCTGAAGCAAGACAACGAATTTTAGATATTGCAGCTACTCAATTTGAAGATGGCGGATGCTATCACCAATATCAACCACTAACAAAAATGGGAAATCATGCCTTAGGAGGCGATTTTAATGATGATCCGTTGTGGTTAATCTTATCTGTAACATGCTATATTAAAGAAACAGGTGATTTTAGTATTCTGGATGAAATGGTTCCTTTCGATAATGATGAATCAAAAGCACAATCTTTGTTTCATCACCTAAAAGTATCTTTCAATCATGTTGTGAATAATTTGGGGCCTCATCAGTTGCCATTAATCGGTCGTGCCGATTGGAATGATTGCTTGAATCTAAACTGTTTCTCAACAAATCCGAACGAATCGTTCCAGACCACAGGAAACAAAAAAGGAAGAACTGCTGAATCGGTAATGATTGCAGGATTATTCGTCGTGTACGGAAAAGAATTCATTAAGCTTTGCGAACGAATTGGTAATACTGAAGAAGCGAATAAAGCCAATGTGCATGTTGAAGCAATGACTGAATCAATAAAAAAACATGCTTGGGATGGCGATTGGTTTCTTAGAGCCTATGATTACTACGGTAAAAAAGTTGGTTCAGAAGAAAACGAGGAAGGTAAAATTTTCATCGAATCGCAAGGATGGTGCACCATGGCCGAAATCGGAAAAGAAGAAGGCATGATGGAAAAAGCATTGGATAGCGTTAAAGAACGATTGGATACTCCTTTTGGAATTGTGCTAAACAATCCAGCATTTACCGAATACAAAATTGAATACGGTGAAATCTCAACCTACCCTGCCGGATACAAGGAAAACGCAGGTATTTTCTGCCACAACAACCCTTGGATAGTTATTGGCGAAGCATTATTAGGAAGAGGTGATCAAGCTTGGGAATATTTCCGAAAAATCTGTCCTACATATCTTGAAGATATTAGTGAATTGCACAAAGTTGAACCCTATGTATACTGCCAAATGGTAGCCGGAAAAGATGCATTTAAACCGGGCGAAGGAAAAAATAGTTGGCTAACGGGTACTGCATCGTGGAATTTCTATGCGGTAACTCAATACATTTTAGGTATTCAACCAGACTACGATGGCTTAAGGATTGATCCGTGTATCCCAAAAGAATGGAAAGAATATACCATAACCCGTCAATTTAGAAATGCCACTTATGAAATCAACATCTTAAATCCTTTGGGCAAAAACAAGGGTGTAAAATCGATGGTGATTGATGGTAAACCTATTGAAGGAAATATCATTCCTATTATTAAATCAGGAACACAAAAAGTAACAGTTATTATAGGATAA
- a CDS encoding RagB/SusD family nutrient uptake outer membrane protein — protein MKYSKYYKFILGLAIAFASTSCNEDSFLDIEPKGKLSSDTYLETEEEVKTVVVGIYNSMQHNFSSGSWASVYFIKNLPADDCLAGSSEGDQTEYQNIDDFAIQTTNAKIESIWTNFYKAISSANTVINLVEPDTDAKKELIAEAKALRAYTYFEMVTLFGGVPLMTINPADPSEYHLPRATAAEVYTQIEKDFSEAIPDLPLKSEYSAADKYRFSKGTAQAYYGKALLYQKKYGEAATQLGNVISSLEFDLEPIFADVWTKETEFGQESLFEISYTSQESYDWGNFPWGGGNENNIEAQLQGPRSNLFNLSGSSLDVANGWGFNMPTSKIGQAYIDAGDTERGDATVMSAADFIATGGVIEDPNAHDYEGYMRMKYVTKASETSESGVAELNYTINWRLMRYADVLLMAAEAYHFSTQDGLALIELNKVRDRANLADITASDDIFQAIVTERQLELAFEGSRYWDLVRWDLASQEMSGIGFQANKHELFPIPQNEIIANNSIDETDQNPGY, from the coding sequence ATGAAATATTCAAAATATTATAAATTCATACTAGGTCTAGCCATTGCTTTTGCTAGTACTTCGTGCAACGAAGATAGCTTTCTTGATATCGAACCTAAAGGGAAACTATCAAGTGATACTTATTTAGAAACTGAAGAAGAGGTAAAAACAGTTGTGGTAGGAATCTACAATTCAATGCAACACAATTTCTCAAGCGGTTCATGGGCAAGTGTTTATTTTATCAAAAACCTGCCGGCTGATGATTGCTTAGCTGGTTCTTCTGAAGGTGATCAGACAGAATATCAAAACATTGATGATTTTGCTATTCAAACAACCAATGCAAAAATTGAAAGCATCTGGACCAATTTCTACAAAGCAATTAGTTCTGCGAATACAGTAATTAATTTAGTAGAACCAGATACGGATGCAAAAAAAGAGTTAATTGCTGAGGCAAAAGCATTAAGAGCTTATACCTATTTTGAAATGGTTACTCTATTTGGAGGTGTACCATTGATGACTATTAACCCAGCTGATCCTTCAGAGTACCATCTTCCTAGAGCTACTGCTGCTGAAGTTTATACTCAAATTGAGAAAGATTTTTCTGAAGCAATTCCCGATCTTCCTTTAAAAAGTGAGTACAGTGCTGCTGACAAATATCGTTTTTCAAAAGGAACTGCACAGGCTTATTATGGGAAAGCTCTTCTTTATCAGAAAAAATATGGAGAAGCTGCAACTCAATTGGGCAATGTTATTAGCAGTCTTGAGTTCGACTTGGAACCAATTTTTGCCGATGTTTGGACAAAAGAGACTGAATTTGGACAAGAATCATTATTCGAAATTTCTTATACTTCACAAGAATCTTATGATTGGGGTAACTTCCCTTGGGGCGGAGGCAACGAAAACAATATCGAAGCTCAGCTACAAGGCCCTCGTAGTAACCTATTTAATCTTTCTGGATCTTCTCTTGATGTTGCAAACGGATGGGGATTCAATATGCCAACCTCTAAAATTGGTCAAGCTTATATAGACGCAGGAGATACTGAACGTGGAGATGCAACTGTTATGTCGGCTGCTGATTTCATAGCAACAGGCGGCGTAATCGAAGATCCTAATGCTCATGACTATGAAGGTTATATGCGTATGAAGTATGTTACCAAAGCATCAGAAACAAGCGAAAGTGGAGTTGCAGAACTAAACTATACCATTAACTGGCGTTTAATGCGCTATGCTGACGTATTGCTTATGGCTGCAGAAGCTTATCACTTTTCAACCCAAGATGGATTAGCATTAATCGAATTAAATAAAGTTCGTGATCGTGCAAATTTAGCAGACATTACAGCTTCTGATGATATCTTTCAAGCAATTGTAACTGAAAGACAATTAGAATTAGCTTTTGAAGGAAGCAGATATTGGGATTTAGTTCGTTGGGATTTAGCAAGTCAAGAAATGAGTGGCATAGGATTCCAAGCCAACAAACATGAATTGTTCCCAATTCCTCAAAATGAAATTATCGCAAATAATTCAATTGACGAAACAGATCAAAACCCTGGATACTAA
- a CDS encoding glycoside hydrolase family 9 protein, producing MNIKDYKIYTFLLAVLLTAVACSNQKMDEPVPANAQLILANQVGYENNAPKKAMVRTSANLFQIKNSEGKIILEKATGSKQYCSLSGDTIQSIDFSELTDKGTYYIVVNDSIISNKIIITERPYAKLAKASLKSFYLNRSGIEIDSLHGGKWARPAGHPDTIVYYHSSAADKNHPENSIISSPKGWYDAGDYNKYIVNSSISTYTMLLSYHLFSEYFDEINLNIPESNNTVPDILDEALYNLRWMMTMQDSFDGGVYHKLTTKKFEDFVMPHKAINKRYLVQKSTTAALDFAATMSYASRLFSDFETQLPGLADSCLIQSKKAWNWAIKNPNEIYNQDADISTGAYDDTNLKDEWFWAASEMYLATEEKSYLKHLNSSKLEVSTPGWRDVATLGIFSLLTSNKREEFKTIETQFLARTDELILKEEKSPYHIAINKYQWGSNSEFANQGVMKLLAHQITKNSKYLNSARESLNYLLGRNTTAYCFVTGFGSLSPMNIHHRPSAADAVVEPVPGFLVGGPNLIVLNDCGPEIIRSTYPAKSYIDEQCSYSTNEIAINWNAPLVFLTFGMDAYDKK from the coding sequence ATGAATATTAAAGACTATAAAATATATACTTTTCTACTTGCTGTTTTATTGACAGCGGTTGCTTGCTCTAATCAAAAAATGGATGAGCCTGTTCCTGCAAACGCACAACTCATCCTTGCCAATCAAGTTGGATATGAAAACAATGCTCCTAAAAAAGCAATGGTCAGAACAAGTGCCAATCTGTTTCAAATCAAAAACAGTGAAGGTAAAATCATACTTGAAAAAGCTACTGGTTCAAAACAGTATTGTTCATTGTCAGGTGACACAATTCAATCTATTGATTTTTCAGAATTAACAGACAAGGGAACGTATTATATTGTAGTTAATGATAGCATCATCTCAAATAAAATAATCATAACAGAAAGGCCTTATGCGAAACTTGCAAAAGCTTCGCTTAAGTCTTTCTACCTGAATCGCTCGGGAATAGAAATTGACAGTTTACATGGTGGCAAATGGGCACGCCCAGCTGGCCATCCAGATACAATTGTCTATTATCACTCTTCTGCAGCAGATAAAAATCATCCTGAAAACAGTATTATATCATCTCCAAAAGGTTGGTATGATGCTGGCGATTACAATAAATACATTGTAAACAGCAGCATTTCGACTTACACAATGCTTTTGTCTTATCATTTATTTTCGGAATACTTCGATGAAATAAACTTGAACATTCCGGAATCTAACAATACAGTTCCTGATATTCTAGACGAAGCCTTGTACAATTTGAGATGGATGATGACAATGCAAGATTCTTTTGATGGTGGTGTTTATCACAAACTAACGACCAAAAAGTTCGAAGATTTTGTAATGCCACACAAGGCGATAAACAAGAGGTATTTGGTTCAGAAAAGCACAACGGCAGCTCTCGATTTTGCAGCTACCATGAGCTACGCGTCAAGATTGTTTAGTGATTTTGAAACTCAACTACCTGGATTAGCAGATTCTTGTTTGATCCAATCAAAAAAAGCATGGAACTGGGCAATTAAAAACCCAAATGAAATTTACAATCAAGACGCTGACATTTCAACTGGAGCTTATGATGATACCAATTTAAAAGATGAATGGTTTTGGGCTGCTTCCGAAATGTATTTAGCAACAGAAGAAAAGAGCTACTTGAAGCATCTAAATTCATCAAAATTAGAAGTTTCAACACCTGGTTGGAGAGACGTTGCAACATTGGGCATTTTCTCCTTACTAACATCTAACAAAAGAGAAGAGTTTAAAACAATCGAAACTCAATTTCTTGCACGTACAGATGAGTTAATTCTGAAAGAAGAAAAGTCTCCTTACCATATCGCAATTAACAAATACCAATGGGGAAGCAATTCTGAATTTGCCAATCAAGGCGTAATGAAATTACTTGCACACCAAATAACTAAGAATTCCAAATACCTGAACTCAGCAAGAGAAAGTTTAAATTATTTGCTTGGCCGAAATACAACAGCTTATTGCTTTGTGACAGGTTTTGGTTCTTTATCGCCAATGAACATCCATCACCGACCATCCGCAGCCGATGCTGTTGTTGAACCGGTACCAGGATTTCTTGTAGGTGGACCAAACCTAATTGTTCTTAACGATTGTGGACCTGAAATCATCAGATCTACTTACCCTGCAAAATCATATATTGATGAGCAATGTAGTTATTCAACCAACGAAATTGCAATCAATTGGAATGCGCCACTAGTTTTCTTAACCTTTGGAATGGATGCCTATGATAAAAAATAA
- a CDS encoding SusC/RagA family TonB-linked outer membrane protein: MKKSENFNAPSHCLQTGKQKKSNWLLKPTMLLLMVLCNVAIIFGQNSNKEISGKISDSSGFGLPGVNISLKGTTTGTVSDIDGNYTIFASAEDVIVYSFIGYTSQEILVADQVQLNVIMLEDAIGMDEVVVVGYGVKKKSLVTGSISSIKSEDIQNVPVSRADQAIQGKTAGVSILSTSGSPGAGAKIRIRGVNSNGNSNPLFIVDGMKTGDINNIDPADIASMEVLKDAASAAIYGTEGANGVILITTKTGKAGSSKISYDFQYGFQSSRSDMEVMNASEYQQWMQESGAGTVTLNGTDTDWLDEIFEVAPMQKHHLSFSGGSEKTTYLISGSYYGQDGIVGGDKAKYERFTARANVKSQLKDWLEVGNNFSFSHSKQKYIGEDDEYRGAVNFALLLDPLTQTTYDGTPQRVQDLLDGGNTILQNSNGKYYGLPEYVTGETANPLALLDTYRNNIVQDKILGNVYATIKPFKGLTFTSRAGLDLTYQTDHSWAPVYYFSAESQNSETYVDDNINKWYTWLWENFASYNKTFGDHDFTVLAGYSAEEYQAPDYTMHSAPLIKEGDQYAYQGYTTSNEFDRTGGGYVNHTMTSFFGRLSYNYLNRYMLEVSLRRDAADVFPVDNQAAVFSAVSAGWTISEEDFFDFQGIDYLKLRASWGENGSRSNIPGNEGQEFYVFGAQYPGADDVYQPGAEIDKLINPDLKWETTEQLDIGFDLRALSGKLSFAMDYYNKTTKDLLTTGSGPLSTGNDFPIMNVGDVTNKGFDFELGYNNRDHEFKYSVNLNLSTLDNEVTRLDVDSPVKGDNLRGHDLTWFEEGLPIWYFKGYKTNGIDPTNGDVIVVDVNKDGEISDADQTYIGDPHADILYGATFNAQYKGFDFNLFLQGSQGNDVFMGWFRSDRPFSNKPKFMFDDRWTPSNTNASRPAANNSSDYVYRSDLMVSDGSYMRIKQIQVGYTLPSDILQKTGIDRARVFVSLDDFFTFTDYEGLDPEAGSSNNARQGVDRGLYPIAGKVIFGVSLNF, translated from the coding sequence ATGAAAAAATCTGAAAATTTTAATGCTCCCTCACATTGCCTACAAACAGGGAAGCAAAAAAAGAGTAACTGGCTTCTTAAGCCAACAATGCTACTACTGATGGTCCTTTGCAATGTAGCCATCATATTTGGGCAAAACTCAAACAAAGAAATATCTGGAAAAATTTCAGATTCATCTGGTTTTGGTTTGCCTGGAGTTAATATATCTCTTAAAGGTACAACTACAGGTACTGTATCCGACATTGACGGAAATTATACCATTTTCGCTAGTGCTGAAGATGTAATTGTGTATAGTTTTATTGGTTACACCAGTCAAGAAATTCTTGTTGCTGATCAAGTGCAGCTTAATGTAATAATGCTTGAGGATGCAATAGGCATGGATGAAGTTGTAGTTGTTGGATATGGTGTGAAAAAGAAAAGCTTAGTAACTGGATCTATCTCTAGTATTAAATCGGAGGATATCCAAAACGTTCCAGTTTCAAGAGCCGATCAAGCAATTCAAGGTAAAACTGCTGGTGTTTCTATCCTTTCAACATCAGGATCTCCAGGTGCTGGAGCAAAAATCAGAATTCGTGGTGTCAACTCAAATGGAAATTCAAATCCTTTGTTTATTGTTGATGGTATGAAAACTGGTGATATCAATAACATTGACCCTGCTGACATTGCATCTATGGAAGTTCTTAAAGATGCTGCTTCTGCTGCTATTTATGGTACAGAAGGTGCAAATGGTGTTATCTTAATCACAACAAAAACGGGTAAGGCTGGATCATCTAAAATCTCTTACGACTTTCAGTACGGATTCCAATCATCAAGAAGTGATATGGAAGTAATGAACGCAAGTGAGTATCAACAATGGATGCAAGAATCTGGCGCCGGTACCGTAACCTTAAATGGTACTGATACAGATTGGCTAGATGAAATTTTCGAAGTTGCTCCAATGCAAAAGCATCACTTAAGCTTTTCTGGTGGTAGTGAAAAAACAACTTATCTAATTTCTGGATCATACTATGGTCAAGACGGTATTGTTGGTGGAGACAAAGCGAAATACGAACGTTTTACTGCACGTGCAAACGTAAAAAGTCAACTTAAAGATTGGTTAGAAGTAGGAAATAATTTTAGTTTTTCTCACTCCAAGCAGAAATATATTGGTGAGGATGATGAGTATCGTGGAGCAGTTAACTTTGCACTTCTTCTTGATCCTCTAACTCAAACAACTTACGATGGTACTCCACAAAGAGTTCAAGATTTATTGGATGGTGGAAATACGATTCTACAGAATAGTAATGGTAAATATTATGGTTTACCAGAGTATGTTACAGGTGAAACAGCAAATCCATTAGCTTTACTTGATACTTATAGAAACAACATTGTTCAAGATAAAATTCTTGGTAATGTATATGCAACAATCAAACCATTTAAAGGATTAACTTTTACTTCTAGAGCTGGACTTGATTTAACTTATCAAACGGATCACTCTTGGGCTCCTGTATATTATTTCTCTGCAGAAAGTCAAAATTCTGAAACTTATGTTGATGATAATATCAACAAATGGTACACATGGTTATGGGAAAATTTTGCTTCTTATAACAAAACATTTGGCGATCATGACTTTACTGTTTTAGCAGGTTATTCAGCTGAAGAATATCAAGCACCTGATTACACAATGCATTCTGCTCCACTTATTAAAGAAGGTGACCAATATGCATACCAAGGTTATACTACTTCAAATGAATTTGATCGTACAGGTGGTGGGTATGTAAACCACACTATGACCTCTTTCTTTGGTCGTTTATCATACAACTACCTTAACCGATATATGTTAGAAGTTTCACTTAGACGTGATGCTGCTGATGTATTCCCAGTTGATAATCAAGCAGCTGTTTTCTCTGCTGTTTCTGCGGGTTGGACTATTTCTGAAGAAGATTTCTTTGACTTTCAAGGTATTGATTATTTAAAATTAAGAGCTAGTTGGGGAGAAAACGGAAGTCGTTCTAATATCCCAGGTAACGAAGGTCAAGAATTTTATGTATTTGGCGCTCAATATCCAGGAGCTGATGATGTATATCAACCAGGAGCTGAAATTGACAAGTTAATTAATCCTGATCTTAAATGGGAAACTACAGAACAATTAGATATTGGTTTTGACTTAAGAGCCTTGAGCGGAAAATTATCTTTCGCTATGGATTATTATAATAAAACAACAAAAGATCTTTTAACGACAGGTTCGGGACCTTTATCAACAGGTAATGATTTCCCAATTATGAATGTTGGTGATGTAACTAATAAAGGTTTTGACTTTGAATTGGGATACAACAATAGAGATCACGAATTTAAATACAGTGTAAATTTAAATTTATCTACTCTTGATAACGAAGTAACAAGACTTGACGTTGATTCTCCAGTAAAAGGTGATAACTTACGTGGTCATGATTTAACATGGTTCGAAGAAGGTCTTCCTATTTGGTACTTTAAAGGTTATAAAACCAATGGTATTGATCCTACAAATGGTGATGTTATCGTTGTAGATGTTAATAAAGATGGTGAAATATCTGATGCAGATCAGACTTACATTGGTGATCCTCATGCTGACATTTTATATGGTGCAACTTTTAATGCTCAATACAAAGGTTTTGACTTTAACCTGTTCTTACAAGGCTCGCAAGGGAATGATGTGTTTATGGGTTGGTTCCGTTCTGACAGACCATTCTCAAACAAGCCTAAATTTATGTTTGACGATCGTTGGACTCCATCAAATACTAATGCGAGTCGTCCTGCTGCAAACAATTCAAGCGACTATGTTTATCGTAGTGACTTAATGGTTTCTGATGGATCATATATGAGAATTAAACAAATTCAAGTTGGGTATACTTTACCATCAGACATCCTGCAAAAAACAGGTATTGATCGTGCTAGAGTATTCGTTTCATTGGATGACTTTTTCACTTTTACAGATTACGAAGGTTTAGATCCTGAAGCTGGTAGTTCAAATAACGCTAGACAAGGTGTTGATCGTGGATTATATCCAATTGCCGGTAAAGTAATTTTTGGTGTATCGCTAAACTTTTAA
- a CDS encoding MFS transporter, which translates to MSDSYKISIKEKLGYALGDGAANIAWRGVATFLFIFYTDVFGINPAAVGLLMLVARFSDGISDVLIGIAGDHTNTKYGKFRPWILFTAIPLGVILSLLFTAPNLGPTGKIIYAYVTYIFFTLIYTANNIPYGALMAVMTGDDKERTSIGSYRMVGAFAGGMLVQGALLYLVAHFGNINPDIQVNELLNDKFQVVVSAPADVENVNIKTKDGIAKFSWEGIKDTLTHDKSFSVEANKPYSFIVSGEKNLSKEKIVIIDQKSGYSYSIYLMSAFLAFFMFITFWSTKERVQPPKAQKSNLRKDLKDLIQNKPWLVLLTIGLLFSIYNSIKQGIVVIYFTHYLHNQLLAASFMVALMFASIAGAMITAPLSKKLGKKKLFIYALIFSGLVNASIIFCGPNDISAIFILGIVSEFASAIFPTLFFAMLGDAADYSEFKNGRRATGLIYSAGSFATKFGGGVAGAIIGFVLAAFHYSGQDHVAIQGAIPGIKMLMSWIPAIIAILGAIFMTIYPLNQSKMDEITKELQSRRLQNK; encoded by the coding sequence ATGTCAGATTCATATAAAATATCAATAAAAGAAAAATTAGGCTATGCTTTAGGCGATGGGGCAGCAAACATTGCTTGGAGAGGTGTGGCTACATTTCTTTTTATTTTTTATACCGATGTTTTCGGAATCAATCCTGCAGCAGTTGGTTTACTAATGCTAGTGGCCCGCTTTTCTGATGGGATTAGTGACGTCTTAATTGGCATTGCTGGTGATCACACCAATACAAAGTATGGCAAATTCAGACCTTGGATATTGTTTACAGCAATTCCCCTAGGCGTCATTTTATCTTTACTTTTCACGGCTCCAAATCTAGGCCCAACAGGCAAAATTATTTACGCCTACGTCACCTATATTTTCTTCACCTTAATCTATACGGCAAATAATATTCCATACGGAGCATTAATGGCTGTAATGACTGGTGATGACAAAGAAAGAACGAGTATAGGATCGTACCGAATGGTAGGTGCTTTTGCTGGTGGAATGTTAGTTCAAGGCGCTTTGCTTTATCTAGTTGCACACTTCGGAAACATCAATCCAGATATTCAAGTTAATGAACTTCTAAATGATAAATTTCAGGTTGTCGTTTCAGCTCCTGCAGATGTTGAAAATGTAAATATCAAAACGAAAGATGGAATCGCTAAATTTTCCTGGGAAGGAATTAAAGATACCTTAACACATGATAAAAGTTTTTCAGTAGAAGCTAACAAACCATATTCATTTATCGTTTCAGGTGAAAAAAACCTATCAAAAGAAAAAATTGTAATTATCGATCAAAAAAGTGGTTACAGCTACTCAATATATTTAATGTCTGCTTTTTTGGCTTTTTTCATGTTCATAACTTTTTGGAGCACCAAAGAAAGAGTTCAACCTCCTAAAGCGCAAAAAAGTAATTTACGAAAAGATTTAAAAGATCTAATTCAAAATAAACCATGGTTGGTGTTGCTAACAATTGGTTTACTTTTCAGCATCTACAATTCGATAAAACAAGGTATCGTAGTAATCTATTTTACGCATTACTTGCACAATCAACTCTTAGCTGCATCATTTATGGTCGCATTAATGTTTGCATCAATTGCTGGTGCCATGATTACTGCACCCCTAAGTAAAAAACTAGGCAAGAAAAAGCTCTTTATCTATGCATTGATATTCTCAGGACTCGTAAATGCATCCATTATATTTTGTGGTCCCAACGACATTAGTGCCATTTTCATATTAGGTATCGTATCCGAATTTGCTTCAGCAATATTTCCAACGCTATTTTTTGCAATGCTTGGTGATGCTGCCGACTATTCAGAATTTAAAAATGGCCGACGTGCAACTGGATTGATTTATTCTGCTGGTTCATTCGCAACCAAATTTGGAGGAGGCGTGGCAGGTGCAATCATTGGATTTGTATTGGCAGCCTTTCACTATAGCGGACAAGATCATGTGGCCATTCAAGGAGCAATTCCTGGCATTAAAATGCTAATGAGTTGGATACCTGCAATCATTGCAATTCTAGGCGCAATTTTCATGACAATTTATCCATTGAATCAAAGCAAAATGGATGAGATCACGAAAGAATTGCAAAGCCGTAGGTTACAGAATAAATAA